A genomic stretch from Achromobacter spanius includes:
- a CDS encoding 2-oxoglutarate dehydrogenase E1 component: protein MSSEIESLSTSYLFGGNAPYVEELYEAYLDNPGSVPDNWREYFDQLQHAPATDGQESTRDQAHAPIVESFAQRAKANAFVQRSAEPDLSVASKQVSVQSLIAAYRSLGSRWADLDPLKRQERPPIPELDPAFYGLTEADLDQTYSATNTYFTTASTMTLRDILKALRDTYCRSVGAEFTHISDPAAKRWIQERLETTLGAPAYSAEEKRHILQQLTESEGLERFLHTKYVGQKRFSLEGGESFIASMDEVVNHAGENGVQEIVVGMAHRGRLNLLVNIMGKMPGDLFAEFEGKHAEGLTDGDVKYHNGFSSDLSTRGGPVHLSLAFNPSHLEIVNPVVEGSVRARQERRGDAEGKTVLPVLVHGDAAFAGQGVVMETLNLAQTRGYGTGGTLHIVINNQIGFTTSDPRDSRSTLYCTDVVKMIEAPVFHVNGDDPEAVVFVTKLALDYRLQFRHDIVVDIVCFRKLGHNEQDTPSLTQPLMYKRIGHHPGTRKLYADKLTTQGVLAEGEADQLVKDYRQLMEDGQRTIEPVLTDYKSKYAIDWSPFLGAKWTDQADTAVPLAELKRIGERITTVPEGFTVHPLVAKLLNDRRTMAKGELNLDWGMGEHLAFATLVSSGYAIRITGQDSGRGTFTHRHAVLHDQNRERWNDGTYIPLQNVSDGQAPFTVIDSVLSEEAVLGFEYGYSSAEPNTLTIWEGQFGDFVNGAQVVIDQFISSGEAKWGRQSGLTLMLPHGYEGQGPEHSSGRIERFLQLCADNNMQVVQPTSASQIFHVLRRQMIRPFRKPLVLFTPKSLLRNKDAGSPLTDLAGGSFQPVIGEVDEAIDASKVKRVLACSGKVYYDLVNARRERGADHVAIVRVEQLYPFAHKSFETELRKYSKATEVIWVQDEPQNQGAWFYVQHHVYENMVEGQKLGYAGRAASASPAVGYLAKHQEQQKALIETAFAPKFKVMLTK from the coding sequence ATGTCTTCGGAAATAGAATCTCTATCCACGTCTTATCTCTTTGGCGGTAACGCGCCATATGTTGAGGAGCTTTACGAAGCCTACCTCGACAATCCCGGTTCGGTTCCTGATAACTGGCGCGAATATTTCGACCAGTTGCAGCACGCTCCCGCTACCGACGGCCAAGAGTCCACTCGTGACCAGGCCCACGCTCCCATCGTCGAATCGTTCGCCCAGCGCGCCAAGGCCAATGCCTTCGTGCAACGCTCCGCCGAACCCGACCTGAGCGTCGCCAGCAAGCAGGTGTCGGTGCAATCGCTGATTGCCGCCTACCGTTCGCTGGGCTCGCGCTGGGCCGACCTGGATCCGCTCAAGCGCCAAGAGCGCCCGCCGATCCCGGAACTGGATCCGGCCTTCTACGGCCTGACCGAAGCCGACCTGGATCAAACCTACTCGGCCACCAACACCTACTTCACGACCGCCAGCACCATGACGCTGCGCGACATCCTGAAGGCGCTGCGCGACACGTATTGCCGCAGCGTTGGTGCTGAATTCACGCACATCTCCGACCCCGCCGCCAAGCGCTGGATCCAGGAACGCCTGGAAACCACGCTGGGCGCGCCGGCCTACTCGGCCGAAGAAAAGCGCCACATCCTGCAGCAGTTGACCGAGTCCGAAGGGCTCGAGCGCTTCCTGCACACCAAGTACGTCGGCCAGAAGCGCTTCTCGCTGGAAGGCGGCGAAAGCTTCATCGCGTCGATGGACGAAGTGGTGAACCACGCCGGTGAAAACGGCGTCCAGGAAATCGTGGTCGGCATGGCCCACCGTGGCCGTCTGAACCTGCTTGTGAACATCATGGGCAAGATGCCCGGCGACCTGTTCGCCGAGTTCGAAGGCAAGCACGCCGAAGGCCTGACCGACGGCGACGTGAAGTACCACAACGGCTTCTCGTCCGACCTGTCCACCCGTGGCGGTCCGGTCCACCTGTCGCTGGCGTTCAACCCGTCCCACCTTGAAATCGTCAACCCCGTGGTCGAAGGCAGCGTGCGCGCTCGCCAGGAACGCCGCGGCGACGCCGAAGGCAAGACCGTGCTGCCGGTGCTGGTGCACGGCGACGCGGCTTTCGCCGGCCAGGGCGTGGTGATGGAAACGCTGAACCTGGCGCAAACCCGCGGCTACGGCACGGGCGGCACGCTGCACATCGTCATCAACAACCAGATCGGCTTCACCACGTCCGACCCGCGTGACTCGCGTTCGACGCTGTATTGCACCGACGTGGTCAAGATGATTGAAGCCCCGGTGTTCCACGTCAACGGCGACGACCCCGAAGCCGTGGTGTTTGTCACCAAGCTGGCTCTGGACTACCGCCTGCAATTCCGTCATGACATCGTCGTGGACATCGTTTGCTTCCGCAAGCTGGGCCACAACGAACAAGACACCCCGTCGCTGACGCAGCCCCTGATGTACAAGCGCATCGGCCATCACCCCGGCACGCGCAAGCTGTACGCCGACAAGCTGACCACGCAAGGCGTGCTGGCTGAAGGCGAAGCCGATCAACTGGTCAAGGACTACCGTCAGTTGATGGAAGACGGCCAGCGCACGATCGAACCCGTGCTGACCGACTACAAGAGCAAGTACGCAATTGACTGGTCGCCGTTCCTGGGCGCCAAGTGGACCGACCAGGCCGACACCGCCGTGCCGCTGGCTGAACTCAAGCGCATCGGCGAGCGCATCACGACGGTTCCGGAAGGCTTCACGGTGCACCCGCTGGTCGCCAAGCTGTTGAACGACCGCCGCACGATGGCCAAGGGCGAACTGAACCTGGACTGGGGCATGGGCGAACACCTTGCCTTCGCCACCCTGGTGTCCTCGGGCTACGCCATCCGCATCACCGGCCAGGATTCGGGCCGTGGCACGTTCACGCACCGCCACGCCGTGCTGCACGACCAGAACCGCGAACGCTGGAATGACGGCACCTATATTCCGCTGCAAAACGTGTCGGACGGCCAGGCGCCGTTCACCGTCATCGACTCCGTGCTGTCCGAAGAGGCGGTGCTGGGCTTTGAATACGGCTACTCCAGCGCTGAACCGAACACGCTGACCATCTGGGAAGGCCAGTTTGGCGACTTCGTCAACGGCGCCCAGGTCGTGATCGACCAGTTCATCAGCTCCGGCGAAGCCAAGTGGGGCCGCCAGTCGGGCCTGACCCTGATGCTGCCGCACGGCTACGAAGGCCAAGGCCCCGAGCACTCGTCGGGCCGCATCGAGCGCTTCCTGCAACTGTGCGCCGACAACAACATGCAAGTGGTCCAGCCGACCTCTGCCTCGCAGATCTTCCACGTTCTGCGTCGCCAGATGATCCGCCCGTTCCGCAAGCCGCTGGTGTTGTTCACGCCGAAGTCGCTGCTGCGTAACAAGGACGCGGGTTCGCCCCTGACCGACCTGGCCGGCGGCAGCTTCCAGCCGGTGATCGGGGAAGTCGACGAGGCCATCGACGCCAGCAAGGTCAAGCGCGTTCTGGCTTGCTCGGGCAAGGTGTACTACGACCTGGTCAACGCCCGCCGCGAGCGTGGCGCCGACCACGTCGCCATCGTCCGCGTCGAGCAGTTGTACCCGTTTGCGCACAAGTCGTTCGAGACCGAACTGCGCAAGTACTCGAAGGCCACCGAAGTGATCTGGGTTCAGGATGAACCGCAGAACCAAGGCGCCTGGTTCTACGTTCAGCATCACGTGTACGAGAACATGGTGGAAGGCCAGAAGCTGGGCTACGCCGGCCGCGCCGCGTCGGCATCGCCGGCCGTGGGCTACCTGGCCAAGCACCAGGAGCAGCAGAAGGCCCTGATCGAAACGGCTTTCGCTCCCAAGTTCAAGGTCATGTTGACGAAGTAA
- the odhB gene encoding 2-oxoglutarate dehydrogenase complex dihydrolipoyllysine-residue succinyltransferase: protein MAITDVVVPQLSESVSEATLLTWKKQPGAAVEADEILIEVETDKVVLEVPAPASGVLAEIVKGDGSTVTSGEVLARIDTAAKAAAAATAPAEAPKAAEQAPAAPAAAPASSAAAGVASPAAAKILAEKGVDAASVSGTGRDGRVTKGDALAAGAAPAAKAAPAKAPAAPAPTTLSLDGRPEQRVPMSRLRARIAERLLQSQQENAILTTFNEVNMQAVIDLRSKYKDKFEKEHGIKLGFMSFFVKAAVAALKKYPLINASIDGKDIIYHGYFDIGIAVGSPRGLVVPILRNADQLSIAEIEKTIADFGRRAADGKLGIEEMTGGTFSISNGGVFGSMLSTPIINPPQSAILGVHATKDRAVVENGQIVIRPMNYLALSYDHRIIDGREAVLGLVAMKDALEDPQRLLLDL from the coding sequence ATGGCTATTACCGACGTCGTTGTCCCCCAACTTTCCGAATCCGTCTCCGAAGCGACCCTGCTGACCTGGAAGAAGCAGCCGGGTGCTGCCGTTGAAGCGGACGAAATCCTGATCGAAGTCGAAACCGACAAGGTTGTGCTGGAAGTGCCGGCCCCCGCTTCGGGCGTGCTGGCTGAAATCGTCAAGGGCGATGGCAGCACCGTGACCTCGGGCGAAGTGCTGGCCCGTATCGACACCGCCGCCAAGGCGGCCGCCGCCGCGACCGCGCCGGCCGAAGCCCCCAAGGCTGCTGAACAAGCCCCCGCTGCTCCCGCCGCTGCTCCGGCCTCGTCGGCCGCCGCTGGCGTGGCATCGCCCGCCGCCGCCAAGATCCTGGCCGAGAAGGGCGTTGACGCCGCTTCCGTGTCGGGCACCGGCCGCGACGGCCGCGTGACCAAGGGCGACGCCCTGGCCGCCGGCGCCGCACCCGCCGCCAAGGCTGCTCCGGCCAAGGCCCCGGCCGCGCCGGCCCCGACCACGCTGTCGCTGGACGGCCGTCCGGAACAGCGCGTGCCGATGAGCCGCCTGCGCGCCCGCATCGCCGAGCGCCTTCTGCAGTCGCAACAAGAAAACGCAATCCTGACCACGTTCAACGAAGTGAACATGCAAGCGGTCATCGATCTGCGCAGCAAGTACAAGGACAAGTTCGAAAAGGAACACGGCATCAAGCTGGGTTTCATGTCGTTCTTCGTCAAGGCCGCCGTGGCCGCGCTGAAGAAGTACCCGCTGATCAACGCGTCGATCGACGGCAAGGACATCATCTATCACGGCTACTTCGACATCGGTATCGCTGTCGGCAGCCCGCGTGGCCTGGTGGTGCCGATCCTGCGCAACGCTGACCAACTGTCCATCGCTGAAATCGAAAAGACCATTGCCGACTTCGGCCGCCGCGCCGCTGACGGCAAGCTGGGCATTGAAGAAATGACCGGTGGCACGTTCTCGATCTCCAACGGTGGCGTGTTCGGTTCGATGCTGTCGACCCCGATCATCAACCCGCCGCAATCGGCCATCCTGGGCGTGCACGCCACCAAGGATCGCGCGGTTGTGGAAAATGGCCAGATCGTCATCCGTCCGATGAACTACCTGGCCCTGTCCTATGACCACCGCATCATTGACGGCCGCGAAGCCGTGCTGGGCCTGGTCGCCATGAAGGACGCCCTGGAAGATCCGCAGCGCCTGTTGCTGGACCTGTAA